From Microbacterium sp. LWH11-1.2, one genomic window encodes:
- a CDS encoding multidrug efflux SMR transporter, giving the protein MSWIVLIVSGVLEAVWATALGKSEGLTKLWPSIIFFVGLALSMVGLAFAMKDIATGTAYAVWVGIGASLTVIWAMITGDTEISWLRILLLMGLVGCIVGLKLIDTSH; this is encoded by the coding sequence ATGTCGTGGATCGTACTCATCGTCTCCGGAGTCCTCGAGGCCGTCTGGGCCACAGCACTCGGAAAGTCCGAGGGGCTCACGAAGCTCTGGCCGAGCATCATCTTCTTCGTCGGACTCGCCCTGTCGATGGTCGGACTCGCCTTCGCGATGAAGGACATCGCGACGGGTACCGCTTATGCCGTATGGGTCGGGATCGGAGCTTCCCTCACCGTCATCTGGGCGATGATCACCGGCGACACCGAGATCTCCTGGCTGCGCATTCTGCTGCTGATGGGGCTGGTCGGGTGCATTGTCGGCCTGAAGCTGATCGACACGAGTCACTGA
- a CDS encoding DUF485 domain-containing protein, with amino-acid sequence MSDQIPADSNSAIDYIAIEESPRFRTLKRTQRSFIFPLAAFFLLWYFAYVLLAAFATEFMAQRVWGDITVGLLLGLGQFVTTFAITMAYVSFANRKIDPLATEIREELEKAQGHA; translated from the coding sequence ATGAGCGACCAGATCCCCGCGGATTCGAACAGCGCGATCGATTACATCGCGATCGAGGAATCACCGAGATTCCGAACTCTGAAACGCACGCAGCGATCCTTCATCTTCCCTCTCGCCGCGTTCTTCCTTCTCTGGTATTTCGCCTACGTGCTGCTCGCCGCATTCGCGACCGAATTCATGGCGCAACGCGTCTGGGGGGATATCACCGTCGGATTGCTCCTCGGACTGGGGCAGTTCGTCACGACCTTCGCGATCACCATGGCCTATGTGTCCTTCGCGAATCGGAAGATCGATCCGCTGGCGACGGAGATCCGTGAAGAGCTCGAGAAGGCGCAGGGCCACGCATGA
- the idi gene encoding isopentenyl-diphosphate Delta-isomerase, producing MDHVTLLAEDGTAIGTRPKSEVHTVDTPLHLAFSCYVFDARGRVLATRRALSKRTWPGVWTNSFCGHPRPGEEMTAAVRRHGLGELGLQVDDLRVVLPDYRYRAVDASGIVENEVCPVHVAAVDGDPLADPDEVAEWTWVDADALIEAAGNAPFAFSPWMGEQLPLLRAIGEI from the coding sequence GTGGATCACGTGACACTCCTCGCGGAGGACGGGACGGCGATCGGCACCCGGCCGAAGAGCGAAGTCCACACCGTGGACACACCGTTGCACCTCGCGTTCTCCTGCTACGTCTTCGACGCCCGCGGACGCGTGCTCGCCACGCGACGCGCTCTGAGCAAGCGGACCTGGCCGGGGGTCTGGACGAACAGCTTCTGCGGTCACCCGCGTCCCGGCGAGGAGATGACCGCCGCGGTCCGGCGACACGGCCTCGGCGAACTCGGTCTGCAGGTCGACGATCTTCGCGTCGTCCTCCCCGACTACCGCTACCGGGCGGTCGACGCGAGCGGCATCGTGGAGAACGAGGTCTGCCCCGTGCATGTCGCCGCCGTCGACGGCGATCCCCTCGCCGACCCGGACGAGGTCGCGGAGTGGACATGGGTCGACGCCGACGCGCTCATCGAGGCGGCGGGCAATGCGCCGTTCGCGTTCAGCCCGTGGATGGGCGAACAGCTTCCCCTCCTCCGCGCCATCGGAGAGATCTGA
- a CDS encoding LuxR C-terminal-related transcriptional regulator, with protein sequence MSSPVAIESEGELVANAVRELARRTRFPVAFGGLIEEGVVSVTSIVGNRTRSLDGLRVRPERGLGGRAMMELRPRMTSDYGSSQQITHDYDVFVLGEGLRTLLALPIVVHGRPRGVLYAGAWDEEQVGGVTTAPAMQVAQSVADELRIRDEVQRRLRASAPGAEAVPAPQREELRESFAELRSIAADVDDPELRARIAQVERRLVTLAGDAVPVVTGPVPTVHLSPRETDVLACAALGSTNAEIAAQLGLREGTVKAYLGTAMSKLDASTRHSAVTRARRAGLLP encoded by the coding sequence GTGAGCTCACCCGTCGCCATCGAATCCGAAGGCGAACTCGTCGCCAACGCGGTGCGCGAGCTCGCCCGGCGTACGCGCTTTCCCGTGGCCTTCGGCGGGCTCATCGAGGAGGGCGTGGTCAGCGTCACGAGCATCGTCGGAAACCGCACCCGCTCTCTCGACGGTCTGCGGGTCCGCCCGGAGCGCGGCCTCGGCGGCCGAGCCATGATGGAGCTCCGCCCTCGGATGACGAGCGACTACGGGTCCTCGCAGCAGATCACCCACGACTACGACGTGTTCGTGCTGGGAGAGGGGCTGCGCACGCTTCTCGCCCTCCCGATCGTGGTGCACGGTCGACCGCGCGGAGTGCTCTATGCCGGCGCGTGGGATGAGGAGCAGGTGGGCGGCGTCACGACCGCCCCGGCGATGCAGGTCGCGCAGTCGGTCGCCGATGAGCTGCGCATCCGCGACGAGGTCCAGCGCCGGCTCCGGGCATCCGCTCCGGGAGCAGAGGCGGTTCCCGCCCCGCAGCGCGAGGAGCTGAGGGAGAGCTTCGCCGAGCTCCGCAGCATCGCCGCCGACGTCGACGATCCGGAGCTCCGCGCCCGGATCGCCCAGGTCGAGCGGCGCCTCGTCACTCTGGCGGGCGACGCCGTACCGGTCGTCACCGGCCCCGTGCCGACCGTGCATCTCTCCCCCCGGGAGACCGATGTGCTCGCCTGCGCCGCGCTCGGCTCGACCAACGCGGAGATCGCCGCGCAGCTGGGACTTCGCGAGGGGACCGTCAAGGCCTACCTCGGAACGGCGATGTCGAAGCTCGATGCGTCCACGCGCCACTCCGCCGTCACCCGGGCGCGACGCGCCGGTCTGCTCCCGTGA
- a CDS encoding cation acetate symporter gives MNIVPSATETVVIESNPVLNISIFLAFVAVTLFIVIRASRNNKTAADYYAAGRSFTGPQNGFAIAGDYLSAASFLGICGAIAINGYDGFLYSIGFLVAWLVALLLVAELMRNTGKFTMADVLSFRLKQRPVRMAAAITTLAVCFFYLLAQMAGAGGLVSLLLGIDGRLGQSIVIAVVGVLMIVYVLIGGMKGTTWVQIVKAFLLIGGALAMTIWVLAIHGFSLNTLLEAAVANSDKGDAILAPGLQYGANPWDFLSLGMALVLGTAGLPHVLMRFYTVPTAKEARRSVVWAIWLIGGFYLLTLVLGYGAGALVGADVIAAAPGGVNSAAPLLALQLGGPVLLGFISAVAFATILAVVAGLTITAAASFAHDIYANVIQKGKKDAAGEPVEADPNAEVRVARRTVIVIGILAIIGGIGAQGQNIAFLVALAFAVAASANLPTILYSLFWRRFSTRGAVWSMYGGLGSAILLIVLSPVFSGTPTSMIPGIDIAIWPLNNPGIVSIPLGFLLGWLGTVTSSRKESPQLAAEMEVRSLTGFGAEKATEH, from the coding sequence ATGAACATCGTCCCCTCGGCGACCGAGACGGTCGTCATCGAGAGCAACCCCGTCCTCAACATCTCGATCTTCCTCGCCTTCGTCGCGGTGACGCTCTTCATCGTCATCCGGGCCAGCCGCAACAACAAGACCGCGGCCGACTACTACGCGGCAGGGCGCTCGTTCACCGGTCCGCAGAACGGCTTCGCGATCGCGGGTGACTACCTGTCGGCGGCATCCTTCCTCGGCATCTGCGGCGCGATCGCGATCAACGGATACGACGGCTTCCTCTACTCCATCGGCTTCCTGGTGGCATGGCTCGTCGCGCTGCTGCTCGTGGCGGAACTGATGCGCAACACGGGGAAGTTCACGATGGCGGACGTGCTCTCCTTCCGCCTCAAGCAGCGCCCCGTGCGGATGGCGGCGGCGATCACCACGCTCGCGGTGTGCTTCTTCTACCTGCTCGCGCAGATGGCGGGCGCGGGCGGGCTGGTCTCCCTGCTGCTCGGCATCGACGGCCGGCTCGGTCAGTCGATCGTGATCGCCGTGGTCGGCGTCCTGATGATCGTCTACGTGCTGATCGGCGGCATGAAGGGAACGACGTGGGTCCAGATCGTCAAGGCCTTCCTGCTGATCGGCGGGGCGCTCGCGATGACGATCTGGGTGCTGGCCATCCACGGCTTCAGCCTCAACACGCTTCTCGAAGCGGCCGTGGCGAACTCCGACAAGGGCGACGCGATCCTGGCGCCGGGGCTGCAGTACGGCGCGAACCCCTGGGACTTCCTGTCCCTCGGCATGGCGCTCGTGCTCGGCACGGCCGGTCTGCCGCATGTGCTGATGCGGTTCTACACGGTGCCGACGGCGAAGGAGGCCCGGCGTTCGGTCGTCTGGGCGATCTGGCTGATCGGCGGGTTCTACCTGCTGACCCTCGTGCTCGGCTACGGCGCAGGCGCGCTGGTCGGTGCCGACGTGATCGCGGCGGCCCCCGGCGGAGTCAACTCCGCGGCGCCGCTGCTCGCCCTGCAGCTCGGAGGGCCCGTGCTCCTCGGCTTCATCTCGGCGGTGGCGTTCGCGACCATCCTCGCGGTGGTCGCCGGCCTCACGATCACGGCGGCGGCGTCGTTCGCTCATGACATCTACGCGAACGTGATCCAGAAGGGGAAGAAGGATGCCGCGGGCGAGCCCGTGGAGGCCGACCCGAACGCCGAGGTGCGCGTCGCACGTCGGACGGTGATCGTCATCGGCATCCTGGCGATCATCGGCGGAATCGGGGCACAGGGGCAGAACATCGCGTTCCTCGTCGCACTGGCCTTCGCCGTCGCGGCATCCGCCAATCTCCCGACGATCCTCTACTCGCTCTTCTGGCGGCGCTTCTCGACCCGTGGCGCGGTGTGGAGCATGTACGGCGGGCTCGGGTCGGCGATCCTCCTGATCGTCCTGTCGCCGGTGTTCTCCGGGACGCCGACGTCGATGATCCCCGGGATCGACATCGCGATCTGGCCGCTGAACAACCCCGGCATCGTGTCCATCCCGCTCGGCTTCCTGCTGGGCTGGCTCGGCACCGTCACGAGCAGTCGGAAGGAGTCGCCGCAGCTCGCCGCCGAGATGGAGGTGCGTTCGCTCACCGGCTTCGGGGCCGAGAAGGCGACGGAGCACTGA
- a CDS encoding MarR family transcriptional regulator, which yields MDSEAGTTPHAASATSAGTPDGLSHAAIYDVEASDPRSSLIDRSGVPPEDLRQIAAVMEALAGLRDAEQRLSQASRRYMRLNETDMRALHYLIVCANRNLVSTPSGIAHHLGISTAATTKLLDRLENGGHIHRAPHPTDRRALAITITPETRHAAMETVGRQQAKRFYAAARLSREERDLVIRFLADMTDEITLRDEPWLTRTAD from the coding sequence ATGGACTCGGAGGCCGGCACCACCCCGCACGCCGCCTCGGCGACCTCCGCAGGCACGCCCGACGGCCTGAGCCACGCCGCGATCTACGACGTCGAGGCCAGCGACCCGCGGAGCAGCCTGATCGACCGGAGCGGCGTCCCACCCGAGGACCTGCGGCAGATCGCCGCGGTGATGGAGGCCCTGGCCGGGCTGCGCGACGCCGAGCAGCGCCTGTCGCAGGCGTCTCGGCGATACATGCGACTCAACGAGACCGACATGCGCGCGCTGCACTACCTCATCGTCTGCGCCAACCGGAACCTCGTGTCGACGCCCAGCGGGATCGCACATCACCTCGGGATCTCGACCGCGGCGACCACGAAGCTGCTCGACAGACTCGAGAACGGCGGGCACATCCATCGGGCGCCGCACCCGACGGATCGTCGGGCACTCGCGATCACGATCACGCCGGAGACGCGCCATGCGGCGATGGAGACGGTCGGGCGTCAGCAAGCCAAGCGGTTCTACGCCGCCGCCCGGCTGAGCAGGGAGGAGCGAGACCTCGTGATCCGCTTCCTCGCCGACATGACCGATGAGATCACGCTCCGCGACGAGCCCTGGTTGACCAGGACGGCGGACTAG
- a CDS encoding Lsr2 family protein, translated as MARRIVHQLVDDIDGSVLEVGEGETVHFSLNGTSYEIDLNSAHVEELRQAFEPYISAGRRAGTSGAARASAPRKRPARNPEVAAIRAWANKNGYTLSERGRIPAPIVDAYNAAH; from the coding sequence ATGGCGAGAAGAATTGTGCACCAGCTGGTAGACGATATCGACGGCAGCGTGCTGGAGGTCGGCGAAGGCGAGACCGTGCATTTCTCGCTCAACGGCACCTCGTACGAGATCGACCTCAATTCCGCACATGTCGAGGAATTGCGCCAGGCATTCGAGCCGTACATCTCGGCAGGACGCCGCGCCGGCACCTCCGGCGCCGCTCGGGCTTCGGCCCCGCGCAAGCGCCCGGCGCGCAACCCCGAGGTCGCGGCGATCCGCGCCTGGGCGAACAAGAACGGCTACACCCTCTCCGAGCGCGGCCGCATCCCGGCCCCGATCGTCGACGCCTACAACGCGGCGCACTGA
- a CDS encoding polyprenyl synthetase family protein, protein MTTTATEEDLGTRIEEALRRRFSERSAAAEHYGTEFVALWQAAAEHALGGKLIRPRLLIDLLRSLTPSGLSPAEVERAIDVAVHVELLHFAFLLHDDVIDGDLIRRRRPNLIGSLVERRSTEPAEPALHWARSSAILMGDLLLASAVLGFARTDVSSDARVRLLALLEQTIFETVAGEHTDIGLSDGIIAPDLRTILSTSAYKTATYSFVLPLRAAAVLAGSSPAAEEQLTAIGRHLGLAYQLQDDLLSVFGDPEAHGKDAFSDLREGKETAIIAYARMTGHWPSIELRFGSMDLSDADAADIRDRLRECGAERFVRSLVQEQLGAVSTVLGEAESAGTISPAAGRTILGLTSRIEGRTV, encoded by the coding sequence ATGACCACCACGGCGACGGAGGAGGATCTCGGCACCCGGATCGAAGAGGCGCTGAGGCGTCGCTTCTCCGAGCGCAGCGCCGCCGCCGAGCACTACGGCACAGAGTTCGTCGCGCTGTGGCAGGCGGCCGCCGAGCACGCCCTCGGCGGAAAGCTGATCCGACCCCGGCTGCTGATCGATCTGCTGCGCAGCCTGACGCCGTCGGGCCTCTCGCCCGCCGAGGTCGAGCGCGCCATCGACGTCGCGGTGCATGTCGAGCTGCTGCACTTCGCCTTCCTGCTCCACGACGACGTGATCGACGGCGACCTGATCCGCCGCCGGCGCCCGAATCTGATCGGCTCGCTCGTCGAGCGCCGATCGACCGAGCCCGCGGAGCCGGCACTGCACTGGGCGCGCTCGAGCGCGATCCTCATGGGCGATCTGCTCCTCGCCTCCGCCGTCCTGGGATTCGCACGCACCGACGTCTCGAGTGACGCGCGGGTGCGCCTGCTCGCCCTGCTGGAGCAGACGATCTTCGAGACGGTCGCCGGCGAACACACCGACATCGGCCTGAGCGACGGCATCATCGCTCCGGACCTGCGCACCATCCTCTCGACCAGCGCGTACAAGACGGCGACGTACTCCTTCGTCCTCCCTCTGCGCGCCGCCGCCGTTCTCGCCGGCTCGTCGCCGGCTGCCGAGGAGCAGCTCACCGCGATCGGCCGGCACCTCGGGCTCGCCTACCAGCTGCAGGACGACCTGCTCTCGGTGTTCGGCGACCCGGAGGCGCACGGCAAAGACGCCTTCTCGGATCTGCGTGAGGGCAAGGAGACCGCGATCATCGCCTACGCGCGCATGACCGGCCACTGGCCGAGCATCGAGCTGCGCTTCGGCTCGATGGACCTGAGCGATGCGGACGCCGCCGATATCCGCGATCGCCTCCGCGAGTGCGGTGCGGAGCGATTCGTCAGGAGCCTCGTGCAGGAGCAGCTCGGCGCGGTGTCGACTGTGCTCGGCGAGGCCGAGTCGGCGGGCACCATCTCCCCGGCGGCCGGGCGGACGATCCTCGGCCTCACGTCTCGCATCGAAGGCCGCACGGTATGA